TTATTCTGTCCAGATGGGATGATGCCTTTACATTGGTGCATCCCTGACATGATGGCTGAAAAATCTCTATTCTCGATGCCCCTAATTGTATGGGCTCAAGAAGCAATACTTCAGTCAGACGACTCAGACAGGGTAAGATAATGTCAGCCGACACATCTCCTCGTTCACAGGAAATTCTAAACACCCCTAACCATTGACCCTTGTCCCTTGCCCCTTCAATCCTGTTTTTTATCTCACTGATTATTTTACTGTCATCCCTTCCCTCAATTCTGAATGCACCATTTGGACAGGCAGAAAAACACACACCGCAATCAATGCACCTCTCTGTAATTTCGACGCCTTTGTCTGAGAAGCGAATTGCATCATCAGGACATAACTCAGCACACATCGTACAGTCAGACCTGGGTGTCCGAAAGCGAGAACATAGACGATTTTCGATCATTATATGATGATTATTAACAATCTTATCTGCTATACTTTCGACAACACCCATTATTTATACCTCATTAAATTTTAGGGTCAAGGGACAAGTGTAGCAAGGATCGAGTTGACTCATGACCCATGACCCCTTTTATTTCGTATACATCACCGATGGTGCTGTAGATATCTGGGCCCCTGTGAAACCTAAAGAAACCATCCTGGCTCTTTTTTCCCTGATAAGTCTTATAAGGTCATCTGCCTCCCCAAAAAACCTTGTCCTTGCGACACAGGTCTCCACACAGGCGGGAAGGTGTCCCTTCTCCAGTCTATGGACGCACAAGATGCATTTCTCCATCACCTTTGCCTCGGCATTAAATTGAGGATGTCCGAAAGGACATGCCCATGTGCAATACCTGCAACCGATACACTTGTCCTTGTTGATAAGGACTATCCCATCTTCCTTCCGCTTTGTGATTGCCCCAACAGGGCAGGCTGCAAGGCAAGCAGGCTTTCCACAGTGCATACACGGCATAGGAACAAAGTAGACATTCACTTCAGGTTTTTCCTTGGGGTTCTTAAACTCTCCAACCTCTACTTCAATTACACGATTGTAATCTACACCTACTGGTGTGTTGTTCTCTGCCTTACATGCCATAGTACAGGCATGGCACCCGATGCAGTATTCGAGATCTACCCAGAGGGTATACTGTTTTGGACCCTTCTTTTTAAGACTCGCTTCTATAACCTCATGTGGTACAAATGATCCTCTTTCTGGCATGTTCTCACTCCTTTCTATAGTTTTTCTACTCTGAGAGGTGTCCCGAAACTTTGAGTGCCCCCTCCCACAGGGTCGATCAGCACCATATTCTTGAGGACAGGGTCAGCCATATAAAGGGGATTTATATGAAAACCAGCCCCTATCCTTTCATCATGAGGCTGTTCTTTGCCGTTCATATACCACTTCTTTGCCCCTGCACCAAATCTCCCATATGCCTGGCAGACAGAGAGCAACCCTGGCCTTATCCTGCTTGTCACCCTCACCTGGAACCTAAACCAGCCATTACCCAGATAGTTGGGATAAAATTCTTTGACATATTTACGGAAATTCTTATACATGTCTGTCTCTATCTGCTCACTGGATGGAGATTTCACTTTAACCCAGTCACCTGTTTTTACGCCCAATTTCTCAGCATCTGCAGGGTTTATCTCTGCATAGTTCTGGGGTTTTATAGAAGCAATCCACAGATTGTTCATTGTCCTCGATTGTGTGTGGAATGCATCCTTCCATGTATGGAGCTGGAATGGGTACTCCTTCCAGATAGCAGGGTCAAGGGGCTGCTCTTTACAGTCTACGATAGTTCTATACATGGGAAGTCCGTCCATGTACTTGCCTGTCATGGAGTTCTTATATGTGGCAACCTTTCCCAGATAAGCAAAGAGGACCCTGACCTGCCTTCCTCCCGGGAATGAGGTGTATTCACCGGAGGAATATTTACTTGTGTATTGATATTTGGGACCTGGATTCTGGAATTTTCCGCCTAATTTTACAAGGCTACCTTTGGGGTCTAATCCCTCTTTAAAGTCATAGTGTTTATAATAATCATTCCAGAAATCCCATGAGTTGTTGATGTGGATACCCGGACCGCCTCCGTCTTTACCAAAGGCAGGAAGTCCACATTCGATGGCGATATCAATGAGCACATCGTCTGCCATCCTTGTATCAGGTCTTATTGGTCTGTATTCGTGGGTTTTCGGGTCGAATGACCCCACTACAGGCTGTCTCAGTCCCCAGACCTGTGTCTTTATGGGCGGATATGTCTTAAATCCACCGAGCCTCTCAAGATATTCTGTATCAGGAAGGATATAGTCGCATAGTGTACTCGTCTCACCCATATAGGCGTCAATTGAGAATGTGAGGGGCATTGCCTTTAAATCCAGAAGTGCCTCGATAGTCTCCAGATTATACGGCATTGTATAGGCAGGGTCATTGTAGTAATTGAGATATGCCTTTATCCTGTAAGGATACCCCATTCTTACACTGGAGAACCAATTTGGAGCCACACCCCTCGGAACACTGTAACCTGAATACCATGGTCTTGTAGATGTCGGCTTTTTCCCCTGATATACCGCCTTGGCAGTATCAACACGAATACCGGAAGGTTTCCGCTTCGGACCCTTTACCGCGCCTTTATAAGCCGCATGCCCTGAGATAAAACCGCCCTTTCTGTCAATGTTGTCAACGAGCATGTTTATGATGCAAAGTGCCTGTCCATTATACCAGCCATTGGACTGCTGAACAGGACCACGGAACATCTCTATTACAGGAGACCTGGCTGATGCGAATTCCTTTGCGATACGGGCAATAGTCCCCGGCGGAATATCACAGACCGCATCACACTCTTCGAGTGTCTTTTCCTGTGCCCTCTCCCTGAGCATCCTGAAAACAGTCTTATATTCAACGCCCTTTATAACAGCACTCGCATCAAGGTCAGCAAAGCCCTCAGATTCCTGGAACATTGTGGGCTTGCCGTTGACAAGAACTACATAGTCGCTCATTCCAAGATCTGCCTCTTTACCAGTAAGATACTTCTTGGGCTCCTTTGTGCCGACAAGATATGTCATGTCTGTCCAGGTGCGATAGCCTTTATTTTTGGCAACTCGCTCGTTGGGGATTGAAAGATATTCCTTTTTGTATCCATTGTTCTCAATCATCCATCTGATCATCCCTAAAAGGAAATAGGCATCGGTTGTCGGCTTTATCGGTATCCATTCCCCTTTACTATGGATAGCCTTGGCAGCTGCATTTGAAAGACGTGGGTCAATCACAACATGCTTGAATTCTTTAGCGTATGGACCAACTCGCTTACCGAATCTCTGTAGATAGCGTGCCCTCACCTGCATGGGATACTCTGCCTGTGTAATATTTGAACCCATGCTAATCAGATAATCGCAGTATTCATAATCTGCATAATTACCAATCTCATAGGGTGGTAAATTCAAAACTGCCTCTACAACACTGTAGAAGGTGCCGGCGCATCGGCTTCAATGATTGAGCATATGCGGCACGCCTGCAGCATCAAGGACAAACCTCGGAGTCAGAGGCGACTGCTCGTTACGACCGTGTGCCCATACAAACTGGTTTCTTTTAGGACCCCAGCCTCCTGGAGGTGCCTCATCCATATAGTTCGAGTCCTCCGGACCTATAGGCTTATCATTATTCAGAATGGACTTCAGTCCTTCAATATAACGATTCTCCTCACCTTTGACATCCTTGAAAAGATGACCTCCATGACATATCTCCTTAATTGCCTGTGACCAGGATATAGTCTTCCATTTCCCTGAACCTCTTGAACCGACTCGCTTAAGGGGATGCTGGAGCCTGAAGGGGCTATAAAGGGCATAAACCCCTGCCTGTCCCTTGGGACAGAGTGAGCCCACATCCTTACCACCTGGTCCTGCATCGAGATCTGCCTCAACAACTATATCCCCCTTTGCAATATAGTCATAAGTATTAGGATGATAGGGATTGCCTTCCAGTTTCACAAGTTCACCCCTGATAATCTTTGCCTGAAACCCGCATCCACCATGGCACATAAGACAGACGCTTCTGACCAACTTTACATCCGCATCCACAGGATCAGGCTGTGAACCTGTCTTACCTATCTGCTTTTTCCACTCTGCTGCCTCCACATCTTTGAAATTTGATACCACCACACCAGCAGCAACGGCAGCAGCTGAGATCTTCAGAAATGTCCTTCTTTTTATTTCTACAGCCATTTTATTACCTCCTTCCTTTAATTGTTGATTCTTAACATCTTTACCCCGCACCCCTAATAATGCCCCGCCCTTCAAGACGGGGTGCGGGGTTTACTTGCCTCCAACCAGCAACTCCCTTGTATAAACGGGTATAGTAATTTTCACCATCAGTGTATAAAGCAAGGCGCCAACCGCCCAAATCCCTATAGTAATAATGACTTCTGACATAAAGGGCCAGTATTCGTAGATTTCCCCAAGTGTATCAGGAACAAACCCAGGAACAATCAGCCCAAGACCTTTTTCTATGTATACACCTAAGATTATTAATACAGCGCCTATATTCAGTGTTACAAAATTCTCGCGGGTCTTAGGTATCAGAAAAATCACGAAGGCTATTGCATTCATTATAAAAGATGCCCATATCCATGGTACCAGACGCATTTTGTCATGTAGACCGAAGTAGAGATATTGTAATGGAACATTGTGAATACTCTCAGAATAAAACTCTTTATACATCTCTGCACCTAATAGGAAAAGGTTAATACCCATGGTATACGCTATTAATTCGGAGATTTTGAATATAGCCTTATTGTCTACCTCTATCCTTGAGAACCTACGAATCAGTTGTAAGATGATCAGCATAATAGCTGGACCTGAACAGAAGGCAGAGGCAAGGAATCTCGGCGCCAGGATCGAGGCATTCCAGAAAGGTCTGGATGAGAGTCCATTATAGATAAACGCTGTCACTGTATGTATGCTTACTGCCAATGGGATTGATATCAAGATTAAGGGAAAGATTGGCGCTAACTTATATTCTTTACCTATGGAAAGCCTGGATAAGGCATAAATAACAAGGAAAAGGTTTATGAGGAGATACCCAATTAGGACCACTACATCCCATGCCAAAATAGAGGAGGGCATATTCATCTTCCCTATAGGGGGTGGTAATATATGCCATACCCTCAGTGGCTGCCCCATATCAACCATTATAAAGAGTATGCACATAGTAACCGCTGTTATAGCAACCATCTCGCCAAAAAGCACAATCTCCTTTATAGGCTTAAAATGATACAGGTAGGCGGGAATCACCAAGAGCACGGCGGCAGCAGCTACACCCACAAGAAAGGTAAAATTGGCAATATAAAGTCCCCATGATACTTGATCCCTCATGGCGGTTATGATTAAACCTCTGTCAAGCTGTTTTATGTATACACCGAGTCCAAGTACAATTAAGACAAGAAGTAGGGCGATCCATGCATAATATTTTATGCCACCTTTAGTTATCTGTAAGAGTGCATTTAATAAGTTCTTTATCATGTTTATCTATTAACCTCCCCTGAATTATTTAAGTTGTTTTAAGCTGCCAGCCAGTAAAGAAGTAATAAAATTTAGGATATGTGTTTAAATCCTCTTTCAGCCTGAAGACCCTCATGTTTTCTATGATATATCTTATCTCACTCTTGGGGTCTAAAAGATTCCCGAACTTCCTCGCTCCTACAGGGCAGACCTCCACACATGCAGGATATTTGCCGACCCTTGTCCTCTGGATGCAGAAAGTGCATTTCTCGACTACACCTTTATACCGTGGACGGTTACCCAGATAATGGGTTTCAGGATTTAACTCTTCCGTCGGGATATTTGGCTTTGCCCAGTTGAAACGCCTTGCCCCATAAGGGCATGCCGCCATACAGTATCTGCAGCCTATGCACCAGTTATAGTCAATTACTATGACCCCATCAGGGTCCTTCCATGTTGCCTGTGTCGGACATACCTTAACACACGGTGGGTTTTCGCACTGCTGACACTGGACAGGAACATAAAAATGACCTGGCTCAGGAATCTGTTTAGGGTTATAGTATTTTTCTGAATTTTCAAGGTCAATCCATTTCTCACCTTTCTTGAAACGAAGGACTGTAATCCAGTGGATTTGAGGAATTCTTGACTGGTTGTTCTCCTCAACACAAGCATAGACACATTTCCTGCAGCCGATACAACGTGATAGGTCAAGGCCATAACCAAACTTGACATTGGGGATTGCTTTAGTTGCACTGATGCGGATGTCTTTCTTCCATTCAAGGGATGCCTCTTTTTCAAGTCTTTCAATAACCTTCTTGATTTCTTCATCCCTCATCTCCCTGAAATGCTTCTGTAAGAAGGCATCCAAGAAGGATGCGTCTGCAGTATGCAGGGGGAGTGCTGTACCTGCCAGACCAATAGCAGCACCTTTTATAAAAGTTCTTCTATCGAGATTTATCCCTGATGAATGCTTTATCTTTTTCGACATAATTATTAACCTCTATTTGATTTCAGCCGGATTCATTGGTGGTTTTTTCGGCTCGAGTGCTTTGAACCTTGGTTGGTGCGGGTCATGGCATTTTACA
The Nitrospirota bacterium genome window above contains:
- a CDS encoding molybdopterin dinucleotide binding domain-containing protein, coding for MNLPPYEIGNYADYEYCDYLISMGSNITQAEYPMQVRARYLQRFGKRVGPYAKEFKHVVIDPRLSNAAAKAIHSKGEWIPIKPTTDAYFLLGMIRWMIENNGYKKEYLSIPNERVAKNKGYRTWTDMTYLVGTKEPKKYLTGKEADLGMSDYVVLVNGKPTMFQESEGFADLDASAVIKGVEYKTVFRMLRERAQEKTLEECDAVCDIPPGTIARIAKEFASARSPVIEMFRGPVQQSNGWYNGQALCIINMLVDNIDRKGGFISGHAAYKGAVKGPKRKPSGIRVDTAKAVYQGKKPTSTRPWYSGYSVPRGVAPNWFSSVRMGYPYRIKAYLNYYNDPAYTMPYNLETIEALLDLKAMPLTFSIDAYMGETSTLCDYILPDTEYLERLGGFKTYPPIKTQVWGLRQPVVGSFDPKTHEYRPIRPDTRMADDVLIDIAIECGLPAFGKDGGGPGIHINNSWDFWNDYYKHYDFKEGLDPKGSLVKLGGKFQNPGPKYQYTSKYSSGEYTSFPGGRQVRVLFAYLGKVATYKNSMTGKYMDGLPMYRTIVDCKEQPLDPAIWKEYPFQLHTWKDAFHTQSRTMNNLWIASIKPQNYAEINPADAEKLGVKTGDWVKVKSPSSEQIETDMYKNFRKYVKEFYPNYLGNGWFRFQVRVTSRIRPGLLSVCQAYGRFGAGAKKWYMNGKEQPHDERIGAGFHINPLYMADPVLKNMVLIDPVGGGTQSFGTPLRVEKL
- the dsrP gene encoding sulfate reduction electron transfer complex DsrMKJOP subunit DsrP; the protein is MIKNLLNALLQITKGGIKYYAWIALLLVLIVLGLGVYIKQLDRGLIITAMRDQVSWGLYIANFTFLVGVAAAAVLLVIPAYLYHFKPIKEIVLFGEMVAITAVTMCILFIMVDMGQPLRVWHILPPPIGKMNMPSSILAWDVVVLIGYLLINLFLVIYALSRLSIGKEYKLAPIFPLILISIPLAVSIHTVTAFIYNGLSSRPFWNASILAPRFLASAFCSGPAIMLIILQLIRRFSRIEVDNKAIFKISELIAYTMGINLFLLGAEMYKEFYSESIHNVPLQYLYFGLHDKMRLVPWIWASFIMNAIAFVIFLIPKTRENFVTLNIGAVLIILGVYIEKGLGLIVPGFVPDTLGEIYEYWPFMSEVIITIGIWAVGALLYTLMVKITIPVYTRELLVGGK
- a CDS encoding twin-arginine translocation signal domain-containing protein; its protein translation is MAVEIKRRTFLKISAAAVAAGVVVSNFKDVEAAEWKKQIGKTGSQPDPVDADVKLVRSVCLMCHGGCGFQAKIIRGELVKLEGNPYHPNTYDYIAKGDIVVEADLDAGPGGKDVGSLCPKGQAGVYALYSPFRLQHPLKRVGSRGSGKWKTISWSQAIKEICHGGHLFKDVKGEENRYIEGLKSILNNDKPIGPEDSNYMDEAPPGGWGPKRNQFVWAHGRNEQSPLTPRFVLDAAGVPHMLNH
- a CDS encoding 4Fe-4S dicluster domain-containing protein; amino-acid sequence: MPERGSFVPHEVIEASLKKKGPKQYTLWVDLEYCIGCHACTMACKAENNTPVGVDYNRVIEVEVGEFKNPKEKPEVNVYFVPMPCMHCGKPACLAACPVGAITKRKEDGIVLINKDKCIGCRYCTWACPFGHPQFNAEAKVMEKCILCVHRLEKGHLPACVETCVARTRFFGEADDLIRLIREKRARMVSLGFTGAQISTAPSVMYTK
- a CDS encoding 4Fe-4S dicluster domain-containing protein, which translates into the protein MSKKIKHSSGINLDRRTFIKGAAIGLAGTALPLHTADASFLDAFLQKHFREMRDEEIKKVIERLEKEASLEWKKDIRISATKAIPNVKFGYGLDLSRCIGCRKCVYACVEENNQSRIPQIHWITVLRFKKGEKWIDLENSEKYYNPKQIPEPGHFYVPVQCQQCENPPCVKVCPTQATWKDPDGVIVIDYNWCIGCRYCMAACPYGARRFNWAKPNIPTEELNPETHYLGNRPRYKGVVEKCTFCIQRTRVGKYPACVEVCPVGARKFGNLLDPKSEIRYIIENMRVFRLKEDLNTYPKFYYFFTGWQLKTT